The Musa acuminata AAA Group cultivar baxijiao chromosome BXJ1-3, Cavendish_Baxijiao_AAA, whole genome shotgun sequence genome window below encodes:
- the LOC135584477 gene encoding binding partner of ACD11 1-like — protein sequence MSLSGYTVEVTNLSPNATERDLYDFFSFSGAIEHIEIIRTGEYASTAYVTFRDPHALETAVLLSGATIIDQHVCIARWGSYDEDCSFWNRPSHEDNTQSMMPEVNHLNTTPREAVTMTQEVVKTMLAMGYELSKDALIKAKAFDESHHVTATAAAMVADLSNRSGLTDKINAGLNAVTSVDERYHLSATTKAVVSATTRTAANITNSVVSSSYFSAGALLVSDALNKAAKVAADLATHGAKR from the exons ATGAGTCTAAGCGGATACACGGTGGAAGTCACTAACCTATCTCCTAATGCAACTGAGAGAGATCTATAtgacttcttttctttttctgggGCTATTGAGCACATTGAGATTATCAG GACTGGAGAATATGCATCTACTGCTTATGTAACTTTCAGAGATCCTCATGCTTTAGAAACCGCTGTCTTGCTCAGT GGAGCTACCATTATTGATCAACATGTATGCATAGCACGCTGGGGATCTTATGATGAAGATTGTAGTTTTTGGAACAGACCTTCTCATGAAGACAATACACAGTCCATG ATGCCAGAGGTCAACCATTTGAACACGACTCCTAGGGAAGCTGTGACAATGACTCAGGAGGTGGTCAAGACCATGCTGGCAATGGGATACGAGTTAAGTAAAGATGCCTTGATCAAGGCCAAAGCGTTTGATGAATCTCATCATGTCACAGCTACTGCTGCTGCCATGGTTGCTGATCTGAGCAACAGAAGTGGACTGACTGACAAGATCAATGCTGGTCTGAATGCTGTGACATCCGTGGATGAGAGGTATCACCTATCTGCGACCACCAAGGCAGTTGTATCTGCCACAACGAGAACAGCAGCAAACATCACAAACTCAGTAGTTAGCAGCAGCTACTTCTCTGCTGGAGCTCTTTTGGTTTCAGATGCTCTAAACAAAGCTGCCAAGGTTGCAGCAGACTTGGCCACTCATGGTGCTAAAAGGTGA